A window of the Halostagnicola kamekurae genome harbors these coding sequences:
- a CDS encoding Rieske (2Fe-2S) protein, with amino-acid sequence MTDTDNFTKIAEVGDIPVGEGEGFDIGGIEIAVFNTGDEYYAISNRCSHQHAPLCNAGDEKINAEDTWTGERGGVDTEACTVSCPWHLWEWDLETGEHEASGQRIGTFDCRVEEDDILVRI; translated from the coding sequence ATGACTGATACAGATAATTTCACGAAAATAGCGGAAGTCGGCGACATCCCGGTCGGCGAGGGCGAAGGGTTCGATATTGGCGGCATCGAGATCGCGGTCTTCAACACCGGCGACGAGTACTACGCGATCAGCAACCGGTGCTCCCACCAGCACGCCCCGCTGTGTAACGCGGGCGACGAGAAGATCAATGCAGAAGACACCTGGACGGGTGAACGCGGTGGCGTCGATACGGAGGCCTGTACCGTCTCCTGTCCGTGGCACCTCTGGGAGTGGGACCTCGAGACGGGCGAACACGAGGCTTCGGGCCAGCGCATCGGCACGTTCGATTGCCGCGTCGAGGAGGACGACATTCTCGTCCGGATCTGA